The following DNA comes from Methanosarcina vacuolata Z-761.
TGTATTGATAATTTCAGGACCAGCAGATGTTACAAACCCCCCCATGTACTCAGGGGTCATGTCATGCATATCAGCAAAACCCGTAAGGTTAGGATTATCCGGAGCGCTTCGAGTGCCAGCCCCGGTAACAAATCCGTCTGCTCCGTTGAGAAGTACTCTTGTCCCGATTCCTATAGTTTCGAGCTTGGGGTCGTTTTCAATTGGGTTTAACTCACCGCAGCCGCAAAAGGTCATTTCCTTAAACTCACCTTCAAAAGGCAGAGCGTGAAAGATGGTTTTGATAGACTCTTTTCCGGGATTTACAAACGCCCGATAATTCTTAAAGGAGTGTCTTGTTGCATTGAGTTTCGCATAGGGGATCTCAGATAACCGCGTTTCTACCGAGAAATGGTCTCCTTCACTGGTAGTTACATCAACTTTAATGTTTTTTCCTTCTACCATCTCCCTGAAAAGGTGTCCGCCCCCGTAGTTGGGATCAAACTTACTGTGAGCGGTTCCAAGTACTATCAGGTCCAAAATTCCAAGCCTTTCATTAGGGCAGGGACCAACAACTGCAGGCACGCCGTTTAGCAGGACTTCAGACGCCTTAACAAACGAATCAGGCTCTGATACTTTGAACGAAAGTACGGCATAGGTTCCACTCATAATGCCACGCGTTGCAGTTGTTACAACATCCACGTCTTCGAGCTTTATATCCTCCCCTGCTCGAATTCTTGCACTAATTTCCGTAGCCGTAAGAACGATTGCGTCTCCGGCATCAATTTTATCCTGGATTTCCGGGATTGTCCGGGACGTCTCTGTGTTATCGAATGCTCCGTTCATGTTTCCCTCAACCGGGATATTGAGTTCATCCTATTTTAGGAGTAAGGATTGCCTGAGGATCAGTTACTCTGGAGGAAAGAATAAGCGTGAAATTGGCCGTTTTAGAGAATGTGAAATTGGCCGTTTTAGAGAATGAATAAACTCAAAGGTCTTCTTTACTTTTTTTTGTCTTTTTTTCGTATGAGTTTTTTAGTTTCTGGAGAGGTATGGGTCTGCCATGACCGGGGAAATATGTCCTGCAACTTGAAGCAATCAACCCCTCCCAGCTTTCTAGAAGTTCGCGGATGTCGTTTGCAAAAGGGGGAAATACACTCCAGGGCATGACATTGAAAAGCGTATCTCCTACGAATGCAGCGTCATTTTCAATCACAAGGCTTATCGAGCCTGCAGTATGGCCAGGCGTGGAAATGACTTTTGCACCAGGGATATAGTTTCCAAGGTCATATTCGTTCCCTATTACTATATCAGGATTGACAGGTTGATATTTTGATTTGGAAACCATTAAGGAGTTCCCAATTTCCGAAATTATTTTTGAGAACCACATAGTACCTTTCGGAAAGGGAGTTATGCCCGTTTCCAGGCATCTTTTTTCGGATGCATGAACCAGAACTTTTGCTCCGCTTCGTTTTTTTATTTCGGCAAGGCAGCCTGTATGATCGTAATGAGTGTGGGTGAGAATGATCAGAACTATATTCCGGAAAACAAGGTTGTTCTGTTCGAGAGCAGTTTGAATGTTTTTGATTTTGCCCGGGCATCCTGCATCCACAAGAACTCCCCGGCCAGCTGAAACTATCAGATAAGAATTTGAGTGCCCCATTGGGATACTAATAATATTGTAAGACTTCTCGCATTCTGGTCTTTTACTTTTCAAGCTCTCACGGTCTTGCCGGTTGTCTTCGCTGGAAGTCATTCAGTTTTCTCCTCAAAATCTGGAAAGAGTTTCGTTGCTCTTTGCATGTTTTGCATTGTATTGCCTTTTGCATTGAGCCTCTAGTGCTGCCTTTATATTGAGCCTCTTTTTGTTTATTGAGTTGCTTTTACATTGAACTACCTTTTACATTGAGCCTCTTTTTGTTTATTGAGTTGCTTTTACATTGAACTACCTTTTGTTTTTCCTTTAACAGGTTTCATGTTTTCTAGAAATTAATATATGGTATTATTGACTTATTAAAAAATTAATGTTTTATAAAAACAAATCAGACGATTGAATTTGAAGAATTGTAAATGAGGGATTTTGCAATGCTTGCTGGAAAACCGAATCTCTAAAAAGATTCATCATTAGATTCCGAAAGAAAAATTAGGATACAAACTGTATAAAGATTTCATCTCTTTTAAGGTTGATTCGGTTAGAAAAGGTACATACCACCCAAAACTTATATAAATGATGATGCGCACTATGGAGTTGCACTTTTGTGCGAAAAACAGAAGCAACAAACTACTGGGCTCGTGGTCTAGACGGTTATGACGTCGCCTTGACATGGCGGAGGTCCTGAGTTCGAATCTCAGCGGGCCCACTAAAAAAATTTCCGGAGATTTTTCCGGAAAGTGAAAAAGAAAACGAAAATTCAGGATATCACTTAATCGAAGTATAACTTGAATTAACCTGCTTGCCCAGGTAGCTCAGTGGGAGAGCGCTGCCCTGAAGAGGCAGTTGTCCCCGGTTCGAATCCGGGTCTGGGCACCATCTTCAAACATCAGTAGTGTAGCGGTCATCACCGGGCGTTGCCAACGCTCGAACCCGGGTTCGAATCCCGGCTGGTGTATTACTTTTTTAATACAGTGCTTCGGATAAGTATTCCGACGCAAAAATCATAAGCAACATGGGCTCGTGGTCTAGACGGTTATGACGTCGCCTTGACATGGCGGAGGTCCTGAGTTCGAATCTCAGCGGGCCCACTAAAAAAATTTCCGGAGATTTTTCCGGAAAGTGAAAAAGAAAACGAAAATTAGGCTATCACTTAATCGAAGTATAACTTGAATTAACCTGCTTGCCCAGGTAGCTCAGTGGGAGAGCGCTGCCCTGAAGAGGCAGTTGTCCCCGGTTCGAATCCGGGTCTGGGCACCATCTTCAAACATCAGTAGTGTAGCGGTCATCACCGGGCGTTGCCAACGCTCGAACCCGGGTTCGAATCCCGGCTGGTGTATATTTAATTTTTTCCAATTTATTGAGTCACTTTCGAATAAGGTCAGGTTCAAGAATAAGGTAATTGTTAAGAATAACAGGTTGTATCGGTAAGTTTTTTACCTTTTTTCTTCTTTATCTACTCTTTTCTTTATCTACTCTTTTCTTTATCTACTCTTTTCTTTATCTACTCTTTTCTTTATCTACTCTTTTCTTTACCGGTATTTATTTGCGACATTTCCCGGACCTACCTGATATTAATATTTTTTGCTTTGAGTTTGAAATATTTATTATATTGACCAGCACTCCAATAAAACATTAGCTTCTAATTAAATACTTCCTATTTTTATTTTAAAATTTCAGTTTTAAATCTTTTTTGTCAAGCTTATGAACGATATCTGATTCAATGTTAACCTATAGTTATTGTTTGAGTTCAGAGGTGATGATATCCACGAGTTTTGAAAACCAGGTATGTTAACCAGGTATTGTCAACCAAAAAATTAATTAAAACATAAAATGATTATAATTATTGGATATACATCTCAAGAAGACAGAGAATAAGTCTGCTTGAAGAGATCTATACCAACTATGTTGCAAACCTGAAAAATCGTAAGGAGATCTAAAATGACAGGAAAGTTCCAGAAGAGAAATGCGGAAAGGAAAGGCGTTAGAAAAGAATATGAACTGGAGCAGAAGTTAATTAAGGAAGTCGTGGGCGAAATTCAGGTAAGCGGCGGTGGAGCAATAGAGTGAGTAGAAAAGTACATATAACAATCCAGGCTGGAGAGATTTCTGAGCAGACCGTAGAAGTAGCTGAGAGCGCTACCTACGAAGACCTGCTTAATACTTTGGATATAAATCAGGAAACAGTACTTGTATTAAATGGAGGGAATGCTGTTCCCCTTGATGGAACAGTCAGTTCCGATAAACTTACAATCCTCAGAGTTGTCACAGGGGGCTGAACTGCCAGCAAAAGGCAGACCCCTCCTTTATTACAATTCTTTTTTCCACCTTTTTTGAAGTTCCTGTATAGCGTTTCTGTATAGCGCTTCTGTATAGCGTTTTTATCACAGAGTTCCTTCACCCGAGTCCCGTCTCTGGGAGACGGTGCCGTTTCGCTCACTTCGCTAGTTCAAGCGGAGTAATCTTTGGAGAAAAGTTAGAGAGAGGTTCTATCTTCAACGCTCTCAGGAGAGTTAATTTACTCAAATTACCCCTGGGTCATGCATCACAAGTCATTTTAAAAACTGTTTGCCAGCAAGATATTTCAAAAAATGATTGACCGAAAACTCCACAACATGGTCGGCGTGATCAACCGGCGCAACGGTTGATCCAGAAAAGTAGAGAACAGGAATGAAAAATGACTCGAATAATTAAGATTTTTGTTTCCATAATGGTCGAATTCAAGAGAAGAATTGTCAGCCATTATGGAGCAAATTCGTTTTGAAGGTTTTTACTTTGAGGGAGTAAGAGGCACCTTTTTACTCATAACCTTCAGCTTCTTAATTGCTGAGATGGTTGCCTGAGATTCTTTGTAAATTTTGTCTTCGTAATAACTGATGATCTCGTCAACTGGCGCTGCAAGAGCATAGATCTTTATTGGGCGCCCTTTACCGGGTTTCTTTTCCGAACGAACGCTAACCCATGACTGATTGCGCATCAGCCTCATCGCAAGACTTACTTCTGGTTGTCTTAGTCCGGTACTGATTTCTATTTCACGGGATGAAGCCTCGTCAACATTCATAAGATATGCCATAGTTGTAGCGACATTTCTGGACATTCCAAGGTTTCTTAACGTTTCAATAAAAATGTGGTCGTTTTCGTCCAGCACTTTAACTTCATAGTCTTTCATGATAACCCCTTCTTTCATAGAATTTTATGGATAAGTTTGTCAGTTAAATAATATTAAGATACTTATGTTTAAGCCTTCAAGAAAGGTTTTTATAATTATCTTTTAAAACTGACGACAGTCTCTAAATATGCACACAGTATGTATATTTATAAGGTAACCTATTTCGTTTTGAAATTTTAAACATAATAAAAAACGTTTTTACGCAATGTAGTGGATTATTTCTGTTTTAAGTATAACAACCGGCATTAGAAGTAAATACCAGATGTCTATAACTGGCTACTAGAGCCCGTTTTATCCGTTTTATGAGATTGATGGGAAGAGCCTTACAGGTTGATCAATTAAACCTGTATAGGTATATAATTAGAAGGTTATTCATCTCTAACAATTAATAATGTACTCATACTATTTAAAGTTGTATATATTAAAAAGGAGTTGAAAAACTTTCAACTAGCCCTGACATGGGAAACTATTTAAGGTTTTTGATATATATCCGGTATTATAATAGTCTATTCTATATAAAAAATTTCAGGTATCATATTGACAATATTATAATTTTACTGATTAATAATTTGGACTCAGGTATCAGGGAAAAGTCGGATTCAAGAGCAACCTGAATATTTATACTCAATTCAGTGTTTGTCCATAATTATACAGTTGATATTTTCCTGATCAATTTCCGGTGCCAGAAGTGTTACATTTTGTGCATCAATATATGGCTATTATGACCTCACTGAAATTGCAAAAATACATGATGCATCATTAAGAGATGTTTAGGAATAACATCAACCAGTAGTTTATAATCAAATTTTCTGGAGCATCAAAAATCAGTAATCAAAATCAGTATTAATCTACAGGATCATTAACCATACTATCATTAACCACACTAATTGAAATCTCCAATACAGATTGAAAAGTGTCATCTTCTAAATTATACTTATGGGAATACTAACTATTTTCACTACAAACTTGATATTCATTCCAAACCCTTACGAAAACCTTGCTGAATAGAGACACCCTTGCCTTAAAAAGTCAGTTGAACAGTCCCATAATAGTTTATTAGGATAGATTCCAGTTACATGCAGATTTCCCATGCAGATTTCCCCGGCTGAATTACATTTCTTTTTCATTTGCCTTCATCATTAAACAAAATAAATTTTCCAAAAGAATAAGAAATATTTATATGTTTAAAGACTAAAAGGTCACTTCAAGCTAATTCTTAAAGATATTTCCTAAACTTTAATTTCCTAAACTTTAATTTCCTAAACTTTATTGACTATACCACAAATATATCAAAGATACTTGTAGTTATTACTATTGCATGTATTGCCGAGCACTAATTATTTGCTATGAATACCATAATCAGGCAGCTCTAAGATGAACATGGATCAAGTGGTCAAATGAGGATTGAAAGGCTAAAAACTTATCTTATATTTTTCACATTGGTTATTCTCCAGTTATCTATCTTTTCTGGTGTTAATGTAGCCAGTGCTGCTTCAGATGAGCAGGATATTGAGATCTTAATTGAGAATTTCAATGCACAGGATGTAAATGTCAAAGCTGATTCCGTAAAAGCTCTGGTTGAAGCTGGAGAAACCGCAGTAGGACCTTTAATCCAGGCGCTGGATTCCAAAGACCCGGAAATCCGTGAAAACGCAGCTATTACTCTTGGTAAGATCAAAGATGAAAGAGCTATAGATCCGCTCATCAAATTGTTGACGGATGAAGAATGGGAAGTTGAAAGTGCTGCAACCAATGCTCTTGTTGAAATCGGAAAGCCTGCTGTAGAGCCCCTGATTAAGATCTTGCAGGACAAAAACGAAGATGTTTTTCTCCAGACGAAAGTTATTGCAGTCCTTGCTGGAATAAAAGATGAAAGGGCAATTCAGCCTATGATTCAGGCCTTGAAAGAAGAAACAGAACTTGATGCAGATCTGGGTTATAACCTTGGTCTTATGGGCGAACCTGCTGTAGAACCTTTGATCCAGATCCTTGACGATGAAGACCCCAGAGTTCGGGTACGTGCAGCTGAAGCCCTCGGCAGAATTGGAGATGAACGTGCGATTAAGCCTCTTACAGATGCTCTAAATGATAAGGATGAGACTGTTCGGACATTTGCAAAAATGGGGCTTGAAAGCATTGAGACTCAAAAGAAAAATACGTTAATCGCCACTTATGGAAAGGAACGCGAATTCTATATTGAAGACCAGAGACGAGAATGGCTCGATCAACTTAACAAAATCTGCGACCTTTCGAGAGATCCCTTGGAACCTTATACTTATCCCCAGGGCCCGGTTATAAGCTCAGGCTGGGGTATTGAAAACCGCATAGGAGTAGGAATTCTGGAAGGCTCGGAAGTTAATAATTCCACTCTTGATAATATTTACAATGTATTTGACCGGTCTGGAAAAGAGATTGGAGTTAATGATGTGCCTGTTGTATTTAACTATGAAGGATTTGTTCAAGATGACCTGGTAATTGAACAGGATACGGCAGAAGAAACCGAAGAAAACAGGGAAAGTGAAGAACTAAACGTAAGTGAAGAAATTAACGGAGCTAAAGAAGCTAACGA
Coding sequences within:
- a CDS encoding methanogenesis marker 16 metalloprotein, with the translated sequence MNGAFDNTETSRTIPEIQDKIDAGDAIVLTATEISARIRAGEDIKLEDVDVVTTATRGIMSGTYAVLSFKVSEPDSFVKASEVLLNGVPAVVGPCPNERLGILDLIVLGTAHSKFDPNYGGGHLFREMVEGKNIKVDVTTSEGDHFSVETRLSEIPYAKLNATRHSFKNYRAFVNPGKESIKTIFHALPFEGEFKEMTFCGCGELNPIENDPKLETIGIGTRVLLNGADGFVTGAGTRSAPDNPNLTGFADMHDMTPEYMGGFVTSAGPEIINTWAVPIPILHGGMLENILKLDKEIPLKLVDLAGRIPLCEITYGDVWDNVDLNIKYEPEKCLNCKDCLVIEACPMGAVSRGENGAIHNLKFCFNCGLCISRCRGEAFSANLGSVRCSTGGCLRDIKVTLRQSDRARAIIAAEELKEKILTGRFRLNEPVEKISWRK
- a CDS encoding MBL fold metallo-hydrolase codes for the protein MTSSEDNRQDRESLKSKRPECEKSYNIISIPMGHSNSYLIVSAGRGVLVDAGCPGKIKNIQTALEQNNLVFRNIVLIILTHTHYDHTGCLAEIKKRSGAKVLVHASEKRCLETGITPFPKGTMWFSKIISEIGNSLMVSKSKYQPVNPDIVIGNEYDLGNYIPGAKVISTPGHTAGSISLVIENDAAFVGDTLFNVMPWSVFPPFANDIRELLESWEGLIASSCRTYFPGHGRPIPLQKLKNSYEKKTKKSKEDL
- a CDS encoding MoaD/ThiS family protein, whose translation is MSRKVHITIQAGEISEQTVEVAESATYEDLLNTLDINQETVLVLNGGNAVPLDGTVSSDKLTILRVVTGG
- a CDS encoding HEAT repeat domain-containing protein, which encodes MRIERLKTYLIFFTLVILQLSIFSGVNVASAASDEQDIEILIENFNAQDVNVKADSVKALVEAGETAVGPLIQALDSKDPEIRENAAITLGKIKDERAIDPLIKLLTDEEWEVESAATNALVEIGKPAVEPLIKILQDKNEDVFLQTKVIAVLAGIKDERAIQPMIQALKEETELDADLGYNLGLMGEPAVEPLIQILDDEDPRVRVRAAEALGRIGDERAIKPLTDALNDKDETVRTFAKMGLESIETQKKNTLIATYGKEREFYIEDQRREWLDQLNKICDLSRDPLEPYTYPQGPVISSGWGIENRIGVGILEGSEVNNSTLDNIYNVFDRSGKEIGVNDVPVVFNYEGFVQDDLVIEQDTAEETEENRESEELNVSEEINGAKEANETKETAKDLQSPVSIPGPGMMFVLSELLISALIVNRR